A region of the Cydia strobilella chromosome 18, ilCydStro3.1, whole genome shotgun sequence genome:
CTTTAACTAAGAAGGTTTATGTAAACTTCCGAGTTAAACCTTCCTAGGTAACTAACTATACAGATCACCCATTTTAACACAGGAAACTACTTTTGTAGGAATGGAGTCAATTCGGAGATACTTTGGAAGATCCTTGCACAGTACTCGTCAGCTTCCTACTGAGATGATGCATATTTGAGAAGTTTTAAGCCTGTATAGACTATAAAACAACCACAGTTATGAAAGTGATGGATACATTAGCAGCTAAACAACAACACGCACTTATATGTTTGAGTCACCCGACTTGTTATAATCCTGCTACGCCAATACTTCTCAATAAAAATTCTTACATATTGCTTAAGGGGCATGCGCATATGTAATGCGCATTTTGTATATAAACCTGTTCGGTACTTTATAGCGTACCTTCTCGTATTTGCTAAACATTTTGATGCTTTGATGGTTTCATTTCATCAATCACtaactcaaactcaaactcatGTGCTCCAAAATGatcaaatagggaatattacgcgaaactctgcgtagggggcgccaataccacaatctgagggtctatcgcgaaacaagaaaatcgaaatttcgttatctaacatctctgtcacttgcacattcgagcgataaagaggcagatagcgaaatttcggattcgcgtttcccggtaggatCTCTGTAAAcgaaccgccttgatgcatcaatgtcatattttattatctctgaaaacttgtcaaaaacctgttaaaagtacagttactctatggtttactaaaaaggctagtgctgcactctggtggcagaacattgcattaATATCCCATATTGACAAAATAATCACAAAACGAATAATACGAACATTTAAACCGAACAAAATAGCCATAGCTGTTTTGGATTtgcgttaaaaaaaataccactaTTGGCCAAATTAAACGGTAAAAATTTGAGGTCACCGTtatacttaaaaaaccggccaagtgcgagtcggactcgcgcacgaagggttccgtaccattacgcaaaatacgacaaaaaatcacgtttgttaattgtatggagccccacttaaatatgtattttattctgtttttagtatttgttgttatagcggcaaaagaaatacatcatctgtgaaaatttcaactgtctagctattacggttcatgagatacctacagcctggtgacagacagacggacggacagtggagtcttagtaatagggtcccgtttttaccctttgggtacggaaccctaaaaagatgcaGAAACACTGAAAATTTACTTGCGCACATCCACCTTAACTAAGTGTCAATATGAGGtattattatcataaaattacCAGAACCTGATTGCATTCGTATTAATGGCACCAGTTACGTAAACCCGTTAATCAATTAAACTCAAAATTGCAACGATATCTTGACAACTGTTACACTTGCATCAAATGTACCGTTCTAAATATTAATATGAGGAAACTTCACTAATGAACATTGAACAAACATAAGTTTGAGGCCCGTGGGAGACTCCCATTGGTATTGTGCGCACGCGTCGGCTCAAAACGACATAAACGCCGTTGGATCTTCACTGTTACAACCATCTTTATCATCACTAACCAGTATAAGAGTATCTTCAGGATCTATAACAATTCTTCCTTTGTCAAGGCACATTCATACTGGTTTTATAGATTGCTGCGCTTGGAAAGCGATATAAATAAATTCGCTCGAGAAAAGTTAGTGCTTTTTAGTAGAAATAAGTGCGGGGTCGACAGCATCTGCCCAGGCGCACGTTGAATGCCCAATTAGTCTCCAGATTCTTAATTAGAAGGAACTGGTTTGGGGCGTGGGGAAAGTTCGGATTTGGCTAGAGTCGTAAGTTTTTAGATGATTGAACGATGCATAACGTCACGGTGCTTTTCGTTTACGATCAAGATATATGTGGTTAAGAGTAAGGcagtttaagagtccccggcaagctcggttctccatacaaacgtagttacgctctcattttaaaacgactagctagtttgctctgaaactttgtacttacaataggataagatatatctatgtctgttgCAGCTGCAGATACCATagctaaaaaatacagcgaatttgtttttcatacaaaacttgtttttgctctatttagtttgttttataatctggagctatataaactaattacagacctaggtCTGTCATACCACATGtcatatgtgcaaagtttaattacaatccgACACGGTTtttaaatgagaacgaaactccgtttgtatgggaaggtgaaattcgtccgagcttgccgaggacttaaagctttaatattattaaagtgGTGGAGATGATGGGATATGCGATTATAATTCTTCAAAAGCAAATTTTTCCTCTTTAgcttttaatataaaagtttgttgTATCGCTCGCAACGTAtctgcttaataaaaaaatccttattAATAACTATCTTGTTCAtagtattaaatcattttacggtttagactcacttgttttagtcactcgcgcgacatgtttcggagagcgtaggtctcctttctcaagcactaatagtgcgagcagcgttcacgacgaccgtgtattgcgtactgccgctgccgcgcgccgcgtcgctcgctgcgcgcgatTATTGTTCATAGTACGTTATTTCTAATCACGACTTCACGACACATTTTTAAACGTGATATATCATTAACCATTAAAGTCCAATTAATAGTCTTCACCAAATAGCAAACTCACCGTAATCTCCATCCGCAGATAATCCTCGCCGACGAATGCACCGAAGCCGAAGGCCGAGCGTGGCACATGAAGCACTTCGCCTGCGCCGAGTGCTCCCGCCAGCTCGGCGGCCAACGCTACATCATGCGCGAAGCCCGACCCTACTGCTTACCGTGCTTCGACGGATGCTTCGCCGAGTACTGTGACGCCTGTGGAGAGCCGGTCGGAGTGGATCAGGGACAGATGTCGCATGAAGGACAACATTGGCACGCTACTGAGCGCTGCTTCGCGTGTCATACTTGTCGAGCCAGCTTGCTAGGTTAGTATCATTAACAATACGAGTAAATCCGTAGTCTTTTAGATATTCTAAAGATCTCAATTCGTTCAAAATTTGCCTTAATTGAGCAACAAGTTGACAGCAAACAACATCCCAATCAGTAAAAGAGTGAGTGAGTATTATGTTAAAGGTCTATATCACTATTTTGTCCCCCAGGTCGTCCATTCCTACCCCGGAAAGGAGCAATATTCTGCTCCATAGCGTGCTCAAAGGGCGAGCCACCGACGCCCTCAGACTCCTCTGGCCCCGGCCCGCGGCCCTCGCGCGGGCCCCGCCCCCGAAGACCACCGTCTCCCAAATCCCCGCCTGTTACGCCGCAGCGAGAAACCTCACCACATATAGACGCGGATTCTGAGCCCAGTGGGTCACTGGCACCAGAAACACCGCCTCCGCACCCTCCGCCGCCGCACGCTTGCCTCAGTCTCGACAGGGCTCTAGCTGATCTGCGTCTAGAACAATCTATGACCGAACACCAAATCCAACCCACACCAACGTCTGAAGAACCACAAGAGGAGTCGCCAGAAGATTGGAGACCGCCGCATCCTGTGGACGCGCAAGTTGTAAACCCTGGGCACTCTTCTTCAATGCCTGAACTTACGTTAGTAGACGGTAACTCCCCAAGGAAACCTAGAGGAGGGAGAACTGTAAGGTTCTGCGGTGATGATAACCAAGCGTTTGAGCCTGACGAGCCTATAAGAAAAGAGAAAGTAAGAGACGATGACGCGAGCAGCTACTGCAGTACATGCTCCTCGTCTTCTTCATCAGCTGAGTCTTATACTTTACCGACGAGACGAGCTTACGGTGGTGTAAGAATCTCCTACGTGCCCAATGACGCCGTGGCCTGTGCCAAGAGAGAAAGACAGAGAAAGAATGCACAAAACGACAAGAATTGCATCATCTCGTGATCCTGGACCTTCCTCGCGCATCCTCCGATCGAAAGACTGactttttaatagttttatccCACGCCATAGTTAAGGAGAATTATAATCAATGTAATAGAAACTAGAGCTCGGCTACGGAATAACGCTACCATAATAAGtactattataatttttttattattattattttttttttatacctaaaaGTTATATAAGCTTCTGGGTAATAGaaagttaaattttatttggtTTATTAACCATTGAAAGAGAAAATCTAACTCCCTTGTATCCCATTTTTCCAGACACAATCAACGATTGTATCATAATCTACACGTTTTGCTtgccaataatatttaataataaaaggtTTATGTAGGTTTATTGTGTTATAAATCTTGTTAAAAACAACCTTTTTGATCCCGTAGCTGACAAACAAGGACATTGTCTTCCTTAGTAATAGAAACAGCTTTACTTTTGGCAAATTGATCGCAAATGGAAACCAGGTGTAGTACTAACCATGTTGTGACTCGTGCGCATCAAACCAAATAACCAATTTCAATACTTATTGCATTGAAAATAAAGCATACAATAGTTCGTCTCTGAAATTCGCCGCCGCTGTCAGATCGTATGCTTATGCGTATCTATATAAAAGGCTTACCCattgacaattttgacaaatttaTTGGCGACGTGTAATTTGGATGTAATCGCTTCTAAATGTGACGTCCTATTCATGGCAGCACCTTTCCTCATGATGGATTAAAGGGGTGGGTTATACGTCTCGCAAAAAGGCTTAAGTTACGTGGTTTTGCTCTAAAACGTCCTTTCGTGCGAAATACAGGGTGTCTCGTGTCTCTGACCAttgggctttaaattcagggctcgattcttaATCGCTGTACtaagctacttttattatgggaccaactccgaaatcgcgGAACAAAAATTGGCTTTTTCCACGGAATACTAGTTCTGTGGCATTTTTATTTTGGCTAATCAGATGTCGAGGTTTTCTATGGAAAGGCCataaattttttcgcgattttggggtcggtcccatagtaaaagtagcTCGGtatagcgagtagaatcgagcccttaattagctccatgcatgaatttatttttatttttggattcataatttatatcgttggaacaccggaaatgataaaaatacttttgtaaaccttaacattactttattaaaaaatattttaaatgttgaaaatttttgagcggttgaaacgctcataatttttggcgcgaattcgacagagcgtgatgacgtcacacgttgggcggcccaactgacgtttgctactaatgacactaatctgtcgaacgcgtgacgtcacgtggcgtttcgagcgtttcgctcactagcttatcgcgggcaaatttttgtactttttatttataatt
Encoded here:
- the LOC134749594 gene encoding protein prickle-like isoform X2, whose product is MKRSKSYTWLSGLLRMRPEEEWGAPWVRAEVLQQDRPVCRNCVISPTGSPPPLDPTPPPPAPSSPSPQPSHSSQSPHSYPRRYPEYGQSMSQCAQSPPAMALSPHPVPQGKFRGLLEHAERLMKPGDAHRHSQSDDDSGCALEEYTWVPPGLRPEQVHLYFSALPEDKVPYVNSVGERYRLKQLLQQLPPQDNEVRYCHALSDEERKELRLFSAQRKREALGRGQARQLHAPAPCERCEEGMSAGDMCVSAARAGPAARWHPACFVCSSCQELLVDLVYFWKDGRLYCGRHHAETLKPRCSACDEIILADECTEAEGRAWHMKHFACAECSRQLGGQRYIMREARPYCLPCFDGCFAEYCDACGEPVGVDQGQMSHEGQHWHATERCFACHTCRASLLGRPFLPRKGAIFCSIACSKGEPPTPSDSSGPGPRPSRGPRPRRPPSPKSPPVTPQRETSPHIDADSEPSGSLAPETPPPHPPPPHACLSLDRALADLRLEQSMTEHQIQPTPTSEEPQEESPEDWRPPHPVDAQVVNPGHSSSMPELTLVDGNSPRKPRGGRTVRFCGDDNQAFEPDEPIRKEKVRDDDASSYCSTCSSSSSSAESYTLPTRRAYGGVRISYVPNDAVACAKRERQRKNAQNDKNCIIS